GCTGATTAACTCCTGGGTACAAATAACAGCTTTTGAAGGTTTTTTTACACCTGGCCACGGCTTAAGCATGAAATCATTTAATCAGGAGTTGGCACGGGAAACTGCAGGACTAATGATTTGTCTGCTTACTTTTATAGTATATATGATTTATACTTTTTCGAAAAAATCAATCAGAATAAAAAATTGGGATAATTAAAATCAACAACTGTTTCAAGTTACGTTTTTTGCATAGCCCCTGGTGGCGTTTATCCCCACGTTCCAATCAGCAGAGCACCGAAGGAAAGCAATGACTTTTCAAATAGAACCAAGCCCGCCGCTTGTGGTTATGCAATGTTGGCTGTGGTTTTTAATTCTTCTTCCATTAATTCTTTTGCATATTTAAATTTTCTTGTTCCAATTGGTATTCTATTTAAGGAATATTTACAAAATTCAACGGCTGCATCAAGTTTGTTTTCCTTTTCTTCACAAAATGATTTTAAATGCATTATGCCATCTCTCATCGTTCCCATTGTTTTTTGGTCATTGTCTGTGGAGAATAGTTTCATTGAACTAAAATTTTCCTTTAAAAATCTTTCAAATTCAGAGTTATATATTTTATCTACTTTTAGCTGAGTTACAAAAGCTTCATAAAATAGATTGTTTAATTCTTTTAAGTCTTTTTTCAAAATGTCTATAACCAGAACCGAATACAAGGACTTTTTATGAATAAAATAAATACATTTTCTCCCTCCAATTGGAACAAGGTGAGCTGTCCATTTATTTTCTGTTCCATTTGCAATTTCATTTTTGTCCTGAACATTCACAAATGATTCAAGTTTCCTGGTGCAAAAAACTTACATCATAACTTCTTTATTTTTTTTCAGCAAAAGTCGTAAAAACTGTCCATTTATTAATTTTCTATTTATTCAATTAGCCGCAAAATGTTTACCTTAAATTTAACCTGAACTGGTTTAAAATGAACTTAACCAGGA
The genomic region above belongs to Bacteroidota bacterium and contains:
- a CDS encoding transmembrane 220 family protein; its protein translation is MRTVALLFVGIYLLFAYWQINDPNPILWITLYLVSAFVSLKMYQKKNNLELLIVLQILYSSMLINSWVQITAFEGFFTPGHGLSMKSFNQELARETAGLMICLLTFIVYMIYTFSKKSIRIKNWDN